One Neoarius graeffei isolate fNeoGra1 chromosome 19, fNeoGra1.pri, whole genome shotgun sequence genomic region harbors:
- the LOC132867510 gene encoding uncharacterized protein LOC132867510, with amino-acid sequence MSFYVLQGIKVDVRGGITKSELQVQFIDSLYSQGVFGEVEKVAPEPPTTSTKSSLEWKRLALRERELEWEQTKLREQREHELNINFTREDVSGNNLAFLDCDVHIRQDRSLSIEVYRKPTHTDQYLLFDSHHPLEHKLGVIRTLQHRAQNIPTTVEGKEKEQNHIRKALQNCGYPNWSFFKSRKRNIMDKEDNRNKRKNIVIPYISGLSEKLRRIFYKHNIPVCFRPSNTLKQKLVHPKDRIPRHKQDNVVYAIQCSEQCTDSYIGETKQPLHRRMAQHRRASSSGQDSAVYLHLNNKGHSFQDSNVRILAREDCWYERGVKEAIFVNLERPSLNRGGGLRHNLSATYNAVLGTLPRQLNAHQNPAVFSGSQEDRENQHSIDHLNGQSIDHPNDSRGHSHSAPSDPRQQDDSTTP; translated from the coding sequence ATGAGCTTCTACGTGTTGCAGGGCATTAAAGTTGATGTTCGTGGGGGTATCACTAAAAGTGAGTTGCAGGTGCAGTTTATCGATTCGCTGTATAGCCAAGGTGTGTTTGGCGAAGTCGAGAAAGTCGCCCCTGAACCTCCGACCACTTCCACTAAAAGCTCACTCGAGTGGAAGCGCTTAGCGCTGAGAGAGAGGGAGCTTGAATGGGAGCAAACTAAAttaagagagcagagggagcatgagctcaacatcaatttcactcgggaggacgtaagtgggaataatctagccttcttggattgtgatgtacacattagacaagacagaagccttagcatcgaggtctaccggaaacccacacacacggaccagtacctactcttcgattctcaccacccactggaacacaaattgggggtcattaggaccttgcaacacagggctcagaacatccctacaacggtagagggaaaagagaaggagcagaatcacatcaggaaagcacttcagaactgtgggtatcccaactggtctttcttcaagagcaggaaaaggaacataatggacaaggaggataacaggaacaaacgcaagaacattgtcattccctacatttctggtctatctgagaaactcaggaggatcttctacaaacacaacattccggtatgtttcagacccagtaacaccctgaagcagaaattggtccaccctaaggacagaatacccagacacaaacaggacaacgtggtgtatgcaattcagtgcagtgagcaatgcacggactcgtatattggtgaaaccaagcaaccgcttcacaggcgtatggctcaacacaggagagccagttcctcaggccaggactctgctgtctaccttcatcttaacaacaaaggacactcatttcaggattccaacgtacgcattttagccagagaggattgttggtatgagcgaggagttaaagaagccatttttgtcaacctggaacggccatcactgaacagaggtgggggtctaagacataatttatcagccacctacaatgcagtccttggcacacttcccagacaactgaatgcacaccaaaacccagctgttttcagtggctcacaggaggacagagagaatcagcattccattgatcaccttaacgggcaatccattgatcaccctaacgactctcgaggccattcacattcagcccccagtgacccacgccaacaggatgactcaacgacaccttag
- the LOC132867511 gene encoding uncharacterized protein LOC132867511 produces MKTLYLFMLTLSGVLTQDGGWSVKYPDNLICAVRGFSVSIPCSYYYDPTSNPNIQVTQKLWCSMNSNTDVCLSPPYVYNSSSNTNSDFEYAGDDKSNCTLLIHNLQFSYSGEYRFRFITDNPDDRWTGVPGATLQVADLKVSLIRLSATGTLKQGNSLNLTCDVNCTHSSSQFMWSKNNELLPESGPVLHFPALTVRDSGNYTCTWKTNEASGSETISLHVEGAAHWTWIIVLVIVFVILVIVAVVISHRRKRGEAQEENSGISAEKLQVGKNTNDKETKPQLDYVPQADDETSQKEEVTYVTVCIKDKKLNQGNVHTAKQKEDDSVIYSTVIKT; encoded by the exons ATGAAGACGCTGTACTTGTTCATGCTCACGCTGTCAG GTGTTCTCACTCAGGACGGTGGTTGGTCTGTGAAATATCCTGATAATCTGATCTGTGCTGTGAGAGGATTCAGTGTCTCCATTCCCTGCAGTTATTATTATGATCCAACATCAAATCCCAATATTCAGGTGACACAAAAGCTTTGGTGCTCGATGAACTCAAACACAGATGTTTGTTTAAGCCCTCCGTATGTTTATAACAGCTCATCAAACACCAACTCAGACTTTGAGTACGCTGGAGACGACAAATCAAACTGCACTTTATTAATCCACAATCTACAGTTCAGTTATTCTGGAGAGTACAGATTCAGATTTATAACTGATAATCCTGATGACAGATGGACAGGTGTTCCTGGAGCGACTCTACAAGTTGCAG ATTTAAAGGTGTCACTAATCAGGCTCAGTGCAACCGGGACCCTTAAACAAGGAAACTCGTTAAATCTGACGTGTGATGTGAACTGCACACACAGTTCCTCACAGTTCATGTGGTCTAAGAACAACGAGCTCTTACCTGAATCAGGACCCGTTCTTCACTTTCCTGCTCTAACCGTGAGGGATTCTGGGAATTACACCTGCACTTGGAAAACCAACGAGGCCTCAGGATCTGAAACGATCAGCCTTCACGTCGAGG GTGCAGCTCATTGGACCTGGATCATCGTTCTGGTGATCGTTTTCGTGATTTTGGTGATTGTGGCAGTAGTGATTTCACACAGGAG GAAGAGAGGAGAAGCTCAAGAAGAAAACAGTGGGATAAGTGCAGAGAAATTACAG GTTGGAAAAAACACAAATGATAAAGAGACAAAGCCACAGCTAGACTATGTTCCTCAAGCAGATGATGAAACATCGCAAAAGGAGGAAGTGACTTATGTGACTGTGtgtatcaaagacaagaaactaaACCAAGG GAATGTCCACACTGCGAAACAGAAGGAGGATGACAGTGTTATTTACAGCACAGTCATAAAAACCTGA